In a single window of the Gadus macrocephalus chromosome 6, ASM3116895v1 genome:
- the LOC132459043 gene encoding speriolin-like protein has translation MVLNLVKESLELTTKNNVSSWGVLMDPEGSKPTTHIQDTLGKSQFRRNLHQRGLKPTSSFNSDPERLIGEIAFQLDRRILSHVFQSQARLYGFTVLNIPEKIIQVSSHPLIGRVDEGYGLHVSQRYTDLMGRLAQLGYNLTLHPPFTEFIVNTYGILKQRPDSYTAQKMDYNNVYVMREVIFSTAPGKLVPDLLLLLSCLSDMARTDRKPLLLW, from the exons ATGGTGTTAAACCTGGTCAAAGAAAGCCTGGAGCTGACTACCAAGAACAATGTGTCCAGCTGGGGTGTTCTCATGGACCCAGAAG gaagcAAACCAACCACTCATATCCAAGACACCCTGGGGAAGAGCCAGTTCAGAAGAAACTTGCACCAAAGGGGCCTGAAACCT ACTTCCTCTTTCAATTCAGACCCGGAGCGGCTGATTGGAGAGATCGCCTTTCAGCTGGACAGGAGGATTCTTTCGCATGTGTTCCAGAGCCAGGCTAGACTCTATGGCTTTACTGTGCTCAACATACCAGAAAAAATCATCCAG GTGAGCTCACACCCGTTGATCGGGCGGGTGGATGAGGGGTACGGCCTCCATGTCTCCCAGAGGTACACGGACCTGATGGGGAGGTTGGCCCAGCTCGGGTACAATCTGACCCTGCACCCTCCCTTCACTGAGTTCATCGTCAACACCTATGGGATACTGAAGCAAAGGCCTGATTCTTACACGGCTCAGAAGATGGACTACAACAACGTCTATGTTATGAGGGAGGTCATTTTCAGCACTGCTCCAGGGAAACTGGTCCCggacctgctcctcctgctcagcTGCCTGTCGGACATGGCCAGGACGGACAGGAAGCCCCTCCTCCTGTGGTAG